TCACCCGGCACGGATTGAAGAGATGGTTGAGAAATCCCGCAAAGAAGTGGATGAGCGCATCCGTGAATACGGTGAGCAAGCTACCTTTGAAGTGGGCGTGCATGGTCTGCATCCGGATCTGATTAAAATTTTGGGCCGGTTGAAGTTCCGTACAAGTTACGGTCAAAACGTCTTGAAACATTCCATGGAAGTCGCTTATCTGGCTGGACTGATGGCTGGCGAACTCGGAGAAGACGTAACTCTGGCAAGACGTGCAGGTCTATTGCATGACATCGGTAAAGCGCTGGATCACGAAGTGGAAGGATCACACGTCGAAATTGGCGTGGAACTGGCGAAGAAATACAAAGAACATCCGGTTGTAATCAACAGTATCGCGTCCCATCACGGAGATTGCGAAGCGACTTCGGTCATTGCCATGTTGGTTGGCGCAGCAGATGCGCTCTCCGCAGCAAGACCAGGCGCACGCCGCGAAACGCTGGAAACGTATATCAAACGACTGGAGAAGCTGGAAGAAATCTCAGAGTCCTTCGAAGGTGTCGAGAAATCGTACGCCATTCAGGCCGGACGCGAAGTTCGCGTTATGGTACAGCCTGAGAAGATCGATGATGCTGAAGCCTTCCGCTTAGCCCGTGACATCACGAAGATGATTGAGAATGAACTCGACTATCCGGGTCACATCAAAGTCACCGTCATCCGGGAAACCCGTGCGGTTGAATACGCAAAATAGAGCATTACGGAAAAGTGGCCGCAGTAGTGGGCCACTTTTCCTGTTGATAGCCTGTTAAAAGGCAACTACACATCATGGAGCATGAGATAGAGTCCTGCAAAGGTTCAACATTTGAAGTAAGAGGACTTTGCAGGAATTGAGGAGGCGGTAATCAATGAAAGTTTTGTTTATTGGTGACATTGTAGGTAACGTGGGACGTAAGGCATTAAAGGAAAATTTACCATACCTGAAATCGAAGTATAAGCCACATGTGGTGATTGTGAATGGTGAAAATGCGGCAGCAGGTCGTGGTATTACCGGTGCAATCGCAAATGAGTTTTTCAACTGGGGTGTACATGGTATTACACTTGGTAATCATACTTGGGACAATAAGGATATTTTTGATTTTATAGATGATGAGCCCCGCATGATTCGTCCAGCGAACTTTCCACCAGGAACACCAGGACGAGGGTACACGGTTGTCAAAGGCGAAGGGAAAGAGCTAGCGATTGTCAATCTTCAAGGAAGAACGTTCCTGCCTGCTCTGGATTGTCCATTCCGTGTAGCTGATGAAATTGTAGATGAGCTGCGCCAAGACCATAAATGTATTTTGGTCGATATGCATGCTGAAGCGACGTCAGAAAAGATTGCCATGGGATGGCATCTGGATGGACGTGCGTCTCTCGTTGTAGGTACACATACGCATGTACAAAGTAATGATGATCGGATTTTGCCTGGAGGAACAGCTTACTTGACGGATGCAGGCATGGTAGGGCCTCGTGACGGCATATTGGGTATGGAGCGTGAGGCCGTGTTGCGTAAGTTCTACACCCAGCTACCTGTACGTTTTGTTGTAGATGATGGCAAATGGCACTTCCATGGTGTTTTTGTTGAAATTGATGAAGCCACAGGTGCGGCAACACGCATCGAAAAAATTCGTCTGACGGAGGACGAGTGGCGCATGGAATAGGGGTATTGTCCCAATTTGCAGGGAAACCCGTCTAAAAAGAAGGAATTTTTTTGCCTCCCGCGAATAACATCTAGTAAGTGGAAACAAACTTTCAACATTCCCAGGGAGGTACTTACCATGGATGTATTAAAAGTTTCAGCAAAGTCCAATCCTAATTCTGTAGCCGGCGCTCTTGCAGGGGTTCTTCGTGAACGTGGAAATGCTGAACTGCAGGCAATTGGAGCGGGAGCACTGAACCAAGCCATTAAAGCGGTAGCGATAGCCCGGGGATTTGTAGCACCAAGTGGAGTTGACCTGATTTGTATTCCAGCTTTTACAGACATTGTGATCGACGGCGAGGACCGAACGGCCATTAAGCTGATTGTGGAGCCCAGATAATACATGCAGTATGCATTGAACCTGTTTACGATGTAGACAGGTTTTTTGCGTTTTTTTACAATAACATATGGAGGAGGGTTTAAGATGTCCATGTCTGATTGGCGTGTAGCTGATTTTCACTGTGATGCACTGAGCAAAATTTTGATGCAGCCTGCTCTTCCATTCCAAGATGCTCCACAACTGGATGTGAACTTGCAACGTTTGAAAGAGGGGAATGTAGGGTTGCAGGCGTTCGCCATCTATTTACCCGAAGTACTTGGCAGAGGCAAGTTTGAACATGTGATGGGGCAGTTGGAGATCTATCGTAGACGTGTGGAGAGAAGTCAGGAGCGGCCTGGCGGCACACAGACGTTGTTATGGCGTGAACAGGTGGCTCAGGTGGGGCAAACAGGGGGGCCGTGGGGATTAATCACACTGGAGGGTGTGGATGGCCTGGAGGGCAACCTGTTCTATCTGGAGTTATGTTATCAGATGGGCGTTCGAATTATTGGACTAACGTGGAATTATGCCAATTGGGCGGCTGACGGAGTAATGGAGAAGCGTGGAGCAGGTCTGACCGAGAAGGGGAAGGAACTGGTGCGCCAGTGTAATGAAATCGGAATGCTGCTCGACGTGTCACATCTGACAGAGAAAGGTTTCTGGGAACTGGCTGACTTGAGTAAACGTCCTTTTATCGCCTCCCACTCCAACAGTTACAGTGTATGTCCCCATGTGCGTAATCTGAAAGATGATCAGATTCAGGCTATCATTGCCCGGGAAGGGCGGATTGGACTGACGTTTGTACCCTGGTTTGTCAAGCAGGAGGGTGAGGTACGTATAGAAGATCTGCTGCCTCATATTGAGGAGATTTGTTCTCTCGGCGGGCAGCATCATCTGATGATGGGGTCTGATTTTGATGGAATTTCAACGTATATTCAGAGACTTGAACATTCAGGACATTATCCGAGACTGACGGAAATCCTGCTCAAGCATTATGATGAACATTTAGTGCGCGGCTGGTTGTGGGGGAATGCGATGAGTTATCTGGGGGAACACTTGCCAGAGAGCAATCCGAAGATGCAGATGAAGGGGAATTCCATGAAATAGTGAACTGGTGTGTGCGTTGAATGGGTTGAATTGAAACTTGTTTTCCAAATAAAGGAGGGGAATGATGGTGAAATAAGTGTATTTCATGAATTTTCACCAGTTCGTTTTCATTTCACTCCAAAAAGGGGTATAATACCATTGGATTGTTAAGAGCCTGAGTACAGGCCATAGATAAACAAGGAGTGAATTTACAATGAGTAAAACAGTACCTGTGGGCGTATCTGCCCGTCACATTCATGTATCCCAAGAGCACGTTGAAATTTTGTTTGGCAAAGGTTATGAACTGACTGAATTTAAACCTCTGTCCCAGCCTGGCCAATACGCTGCTAACGAAACTGTAGCGGTAATTGGTTCGAAAGGACAGTTTGATAAAGTGCGTATCCTCGGACCTGTTCGCCCTGAAACGCAACTGGAGATCTCCATGACAGATTCATTTGCGATTGGTGTTAAAGCACCTGTACGTGAATCTGGAAGCATTGAAGGTACACCAGGAATCACAATTAAAGGTCCTGCTGGCGAAGTAACGATTGATAAAGGTGTTATCGTTGCTGCTCGTCACATTCACTTCCATACTTCTGATGCTGCTAAATGGGGTATCGAGGACAAACAAATGTTGAAAGTTCGTCTGGGTGGAGATCGTGGTCTGGTACTGGAAAATGTACTGGCTCGTGTATCCGATTCTTTCGCACTGGACATGCATATTGATACAGATGAGGCTAACGCTGCTGGCGCTCGTAATGGCGACACTGCTGAAATCATCGATTAATTACATGTAATAGCCTCAGCCCCCAATTATGGCGGTCTGAATAACATATAAACCTGAGCACAGCCAACAGGGGCCGGTTAATTCCAGCCCTGACGGCAAGGCTCAGGTTTTTGTGTTTTCTGAGTGCTCTTCTGAGCATGGCATGTTTCGGATTAGACGAAGGGACATGCGCTTTGGATGTGGAACTACAGCCCAATTCATGCTATAATTTGCTGTAATGCTCTTTTAATGTTCCAAGCAAGATTTTCATGTGGAACAAGGATGAATGAACGATTTTTTATTAATAGAGGCTGTAAGGAGTGACCGAAGGAAATGGCTAAAGACTCAAAAAAGGATTACTCCCAATATTTTGATTTCTCCGATGCCAAAGTAATTTCGCAAGATGAATTCAGCAAAAAGATAAGAATCCGGGGCCGTGAGATTAACATCAAATCGGAACCCAATCATCGTCAGGAGAAACAGCGGGGCAAGGAAGACGTCCAGGTGCTTTACGAAAATGCGGTTCCCGATGAACTGAAAAACATAGGGAAAGGCAAACACTATATTGTATATACGTATGGATGTCAGATGAACGAGCATGACTCGGAGACCATCAAAGGCCTGCTTGAGTCTATGGGATATCAGGCTACAGAGAATCGCAAAGAAGCTGATATTATTCTGCTCAATACGTGTGCCATACGAGAAAATGCGGAAGATAAAGTATTTGGTGAGCTTGGTCACCTGAAAACGCTAAAACTTGAACGTCCGGGATTGTTACTTGGCGTATGCGGTTGTATGTCCCAAGAAGAAGGCGTCGTCAACCGAATCATGCAGAAACATGGCTTTGTGGATATGATATTTGGTACACATAACGTGCATCGACTGCCACATCTAATCCAGGAAGCGTTGTTCAGCAAAGAAATGGTTGTTGAGGTGTGGTCCAAGGAAGGCGACATCATTGAGAACCTGCCGAAGAAACGTGAGGGTATGCGCGGCTGGGTGAACATAATGTATGGCTGCGACAAGTTCTGTACATATTGCATTGTTCCGTTTACGCGGGGCAAAGAACGCAGCCGTCGTCCAGAAGATGTCATTGCTGAAGTTAGGGATTTGGCACGACAAGGCTTTAAGGAGATCACGCTGCTTGGTCAAAATGTGAATGCGTACGGCAAGGACTTCACCGACCTGAACTACAGCTTTGGTGACTTGATGGATGCCATTCGCCAAATTGATATTCCAAGAGTACGTTTTACAACCAGTCACCCACGTGACTTCGATGACCACTTGATTGAAGTGCTGGCCAAGGGCGGAAATCTGGTGGAGCACATTCATCTTCCGGTGCAATCTGGCAGTTCAGAAGTACTCAAACGTATGAGCCGCAAGTATAACCGGGAACACTATCTGAAGCTGGCTGACAAAATTAAAAAGGCCATCCCGGATGTTGTGTTGACAACGGATATTATTGTTGGTTTTCCGGGGGAAACGGAAGAACAGTTTGAAGATACACTTTCCCTTGTCCGTGAAGTAGGGTATGATTTTGCCTATACCTTTATTTATTCCCCGCGTGAAGGTACACCGGCTGCAGTGATGGAAGACAACGTACCGATGGAAGTGAAGAAGGAACGTTTGAAGCGCTTGAACGAAACGATCAACGAATACAGCCACCGAAGCAATGAAGAGCAACGCGGCAAAATCGTTGAAGTGCTCGTTGAAGGCGAGAGCAAACGGAATTCCGAAGTTCTGGCAGGACGTACACGCAGCAACAAGCTGGTGCATTTTGAAGGACCTAAAGATTTGATCGGTACTTTCGTACAAGTGGAAATCACCGATCCGATGACTTTTTATATTCGGGGCAACCTGCTCTCCGAGCCGGTAGCTGCCAATCAGTAATACACATACACACAAATAAGATGAATGATTTTTTGCACTTAGCGGGGTTACGCCGAGCGTAGCGAAGGTGACGGAATCGATTCTGTAGAAGCGAAGCGTTCGCCTTTGTCTCCGAATTTTAACCTTGAACAATCTTAATCGAAAAAATTCGGAGACAACAGCGATCAAAAGAACGATCCGACACCGCAGCGGTCACTCAGCAGTCGACTGAGCTTAATGCAACATTGAGTTTTCATCTTATATCATCTCATAGAATGGAGCGATTTCAGTGGCGCAGGAAGAAGTGCAGTACAACCATTATGGAATGCCAACCTACGATACGCGCAATCTGGTCATACGCGACGACATTATGGGAAAAGCCAAAGAATTGGCTGATATGCTCGGAACGAGTGAGGAAGTTAGACAGTTTCAACAGGCTGAAACCAAAATTCGGGATCATGAGCGCATCCAGCAATTGATTGCAACGATCAAGAAAAAACAAAAAGAGATTGTTGCTTTTGAAAGCTTCAAAAATGTGGAGATGGTCAGCAAAATTGAACAGGAAATTGAAGATCTGCAAAGCGAACTGGACAGTATTCCATTGGTTACGGAATTCCAGCAGAGCCAGAGCGACATCAACTACTTGCTTCAACTAGTGATCTCCGTAATCCGGGATACGGTTTCTGAAAAAGTAAACGTGGAGGCTGGAACGGATTCACCTCCGACCAGTTGCGGTTAAATGACGGAAGGGTGCGGACGCTGTCCGCGCCTTTTTTGATATTACATAACCGTTAACATGGAGTGGCTATCGCCAAGTACTCGGAATATAATTCCAAGCAAAGCTCCACGCTGTGGGGTTATTTTGTGTGGCGCAGCTGATTTTTAATGATAAAGGCACATGACATCAAGAGAGCTTGATACGTACAGTGAATAAAGGAGAAATGAATAATGAGCATTTTGGACAAAATGGTGGAAGACGGAGACGGACGATTCTGGGGATTTCTCGGATGTCGTTATATTAAAGGAGACGGCAAAGAAGTACAGATCGCGTTGACAGCAGGCGAACATCATACCAACTCCATGGGGATTATTCATGGGGGTGTATTAACTTCACTGATGGATCAGGCGATGGGTATGGTTGCAACAGCAGCAATGGAAGTAGACGGCTGTGTGACAACGAATCTGAACGTACATTTTCTTGCACCAATGAAACAAGGGGAATTAACGGTGACAGCTACGGTACTGCATCAAGCAGGACGCAGTGTTACGACTCAATCGGAGGTTCGTGATGCATCGGGCACGTTGGGATGTATGGCTACGGCGACATTCCGCATAGCACGCCCGAGAACGTAACGCATGAATCCTGCGGTTGACAAAAGATATTATTATGTCATAATGAAATTATCAAAATGAAAATAGTCGGTGGTGCCCATGAGCGAAAACTACGAACACTTCAATGCAGAGAGCGACGAACAAGCAGCACGTGCTTATAGTTCCCAAAAATATCGTACCCCCGATGGTGTTCCTGCGGATATCGTTATGTTCACCTTAACCAAGCGGGAGCGCAAGACGGTGACGAAGACACTTCCCATTCGGGAACTGAAAGTGATGCTGATCAAGCGCAAAGGCTGGCCCTTTGCAGGCAGATGGGCATTACCCGGGGGATTTTGTCAGGAGAATGAATCCATCTATGGTGCAGCTAAGCGTGAGCTGATGGAAGAGACAGGTGTAGATGGTGGACATCTGGAGTACTTAAATGTATACAGTCAGCCGGGTCGTGACCCGAGGGGCTGGATTATCTCTCACGCATTTTTCGCGCTTGTGGAAGAATGGATGCTGGATCAACGCCAAGCAGCAGATGATGCTGAGGATGTTGGATTGTTCACCATCCAGGAGGCGCTGCAAGAACTGGAACTGGCCTTTGATCACAGAACAATCATCGAAGACGCTTATCGACGTATTCAACAGCAGATGCTGGAAACGACGATTGCTCGTCAGTTCCTGCCACGTGATTTTACATTAAGTGAATTATATCAGGTTATTCAAAGTGTTGTACCGGATTTTGAAGAACCAAACTTCATTCGCAAGATTACGTCTACCCGCAGCCGTAAAGGCATTGTGGAAGAAGTAAGAGATGAAGAGGGGAACCTGGTGAGTTCCAACCAGTACTCGCAGCGTCCGGCGCAGTTATATCGTTTTACAGAACTCGTACCACGCCTGTCCATCTACACGTAATAAGGTGTAGATGTGTCAATCTGATTGAATCAGGATCAACCATTTCTGGGCTAAGGGAGTGTTGACGATGAAAGCACTGATTGTCATTGATTTTACGAAGGATTTTGTGACAGGTTCTTTGCCTGTAGGTCAGCCAGCAGTAGAGATCGAAGAGACGATTGCAGCTGTAACCGAGGCCTACTGTAAGAACAAACATGAGGTAATCATGGCTGTGGATCTACACGAAGAAAATGATCCTTATCACCCGGAGACTGTACTTTTCCCACCTCATAACATCAGAAATACGGAGGGAAGACAGTTATATGGTCGTCTTGCCCGAGTGATGGAAGAACGGAAAACAGATATACAGTGGATGGATAAGACCAGATATAGTGCATTCTGTGGGACCGATCTGGAACTCAGACTGCGTGCACGTGGTATTACGGATATTGCACTAATTGGGGTATGCACGGATATTTGCATATTGCATACCGCAGTGGACGCTTACAATAAAGGTTTTCATATTACGGTATATGAAGATGCAGTTGCCAGCTTCAATCCGGCAGGGCATGAGTGGGCACTTGGACATTTTCGTTCCAGCCTTGGTGCTTCGGTGGTTAAGGCGAGCGAGACGGTCTTGGCTTAATTTTCTCCATAGTCATGTTTGGTTAACTCCATGTTAGGAACCGGATGAATGTGGTGAATGGTGTATAGAGTTTTTTTCGGGAGACTTGTTTGTTAATACGGATGAACAGAATCATGAAGAATAAGTCTCCATATGTTAACCCATGTTCACAGATGAAATCTGGGGGCACGAGCGGAAGTCAGAGAGGATGAGACAAATGCAGACAACTAGCCTGGCTTTACATACGGATAAATATCAGATCAATATGATGTACGCCCATTGGGTGAATGGTACTCACAAGCGGAAGGCGGTATTTGAAGCCTATTTCCGTAAGCTTCCTTTTGGCAACGGATATGCGGTATTTGCCGGATTGGAACGTATTGTGAACTATATCAGCCAGCTTCGGTTTACGATGGACGACATCAAATTTTTATCCAAACAAGAGGAAAATTACGATCCGGTCTTTCTGGAAGAGTTGCTCCAGTTTTCATTTCAGGGGACGATTCATTCCATGAAGGAGGGTGCAATTGTTTTCCCTGACGAACCGCTCATTCGGGTAGAAGGCTCCATTATGGAGACACAATTGGTGGAGACGGCGATACTTAACTTCATGAATTATCAGACGTTGATTGCAACCAAGGCTTCGCGGATCAAACAGGTAGCACAGCAGGATATTTTGCTCGAATTCGGCACACGGCGTGCACAGGAAGCGGATGCTGCTATCTGGGGCGCACGTGCCTCGTATGTAGCAGGTTTCCATGCAACGTCCAATATGCTTGCCGGAGAGCGCTTCGGAATCCCAACAGCAGGTACACATGCCCATTCCTGGGTACAGAGCTTTATGAGCGAACAGGAGGCGTTTGACGTGTATGCCAAAGTGTTGCCTGATCAGGTTACGCTGCTGGTTGATACCTTTGACACGTTAAACAGTGGGGTACCTCACGCCATCAAGACAGCCAAGAAGTTGGAGAGCCAAGGCAAAAAGATGAATGCGATTCGTCTGGACAGTGGTGACCTTGCGTACTTGTCGATTCAGGCACGTCAGATGCTGGATGAGGCTGGCCTGGATTATGTGAAAATTGTTGCATCCAATGATTTGGATGAGAATACGATTTTCAACCTTAAGGCTCAGGGAGCGCGGATTGATACATGGGGTGTTGGCACACAGTTGATTACGGCTTCTGACCAACCATCTTTGGGTGGAGTATATAAATTGGTGGAGCGTGAAGTGGACGGTGCCATGTTGCCTACGATCAAAATATCTGCCAATCCTGAAAAGGTGTCCACTCCAGGTAAAAAGGAAGTGTTCCGGATCATTGATCCGAAACATGGCAAAGCGATTGCAGATTATATCTGCTATCCAGAGGAAGAGCAGCCGCTACAGGGCGGACCGCTCAAGCTGTTCAACCCGCTACACCCTTACCTGAAAAAGACGGTTACCCGCTACGAAGCGGTCAATATGCTGGAGCCAATCTTTGTAAATGGACGTAAAGTGTATGAACTGCCTAATCTGGATGAGATTCGTGCGTATCACCGGGAACAGATGAACCTCTTCTGGCCTGAATACCAACGGAAGCTCAACCCGGAGATCTACCGTGTGAACATCAGCCCTGCGGCCTGGAATATGAAGCAGAAGCTCATTGCGGAACATGTGAAATCCACAGAGGAATGATCTACACATAAGAATTACAGAGAGGCATAACCAGTGAAGGATTCTGGCTTATGCCTTTTTGATGCCTATAAAATGTATATGTTCTTAGCGGAGGTGAACGATTCGATGATCGCAAGCAAAATTTCGGCTATACGCGTTCTGTCTTCTGTGAAAGTACGTCGATAGTTGATAGACTTTTTTCTTATATGATACCGATGAGGTGGACCAGTGATGTAAGAAATCTCATGGACAGGCTGCCAAGGTAGCAGGCTATACTGGAAATAGTCATGCACAATTCAAGAGGTTGTAGGGGAAAAGCAGTAATTATTTCTCGGGAAAGCGCAG
This Paenibacillus xylanexedens DNA region includes the following protein-coding sequences:
- a CDS encoding nicotinate phosphoribosyltransferase, with the translated sequence MQTTSLALHTDKYQINMMYAHWVNGTHKRKAVFEAYFRKLPFGNGYAVFAGLERIVNYISQLRFTMDDIKFLSKQEENYDPVFLEELLQFSFQGTIHSMKEGAIVFPDEPLIRVEGSIMETQLVETAILNFMNYQTLIATKASRIKQVAQQDILLEFGTRRAQEADAAIWGARASYVAGFHATSNMLAGERFGIPTAGTHAHSWVQSFMSEQEAFDVYAKVLPDQVTLLVDTFDTLNSGVPHAIKTAKKLESQGKKMNAIRLDSGDLAYLSIQARQMLDEAGLDYVKIVASNDLDENTIFNLKAQGARIDTWGVGTQLITASDQPSLGGVYKLVEREVDGAMLPTIKISANPEKVSTPGKKEVFRIIDPKHGKAIADYICYPEEEQPLQGGPLKLFNPLHPYLKKTVTRYEAVNMLEPIFVNGRKVYELPNLDEIRAYHREQMNLFWPEYQRKLNPEIYRVNISPAAWNMKQKLIAEHVKSTEE
- a CDS encoding NUDIX hydrolase, with product MSENYEHFNAESDEQAARAYSSQKYRTPDGVPADIVMFTLTKRERKTVTKTLPIRELKVMLIKRKGWPFAGRWALPGGFCQENESIYGAAKRELMEETGVDGGHLEYLNVYSQPGRDPRGWIISHAFFALVEEWMLDQRQAADDAEDVGLFTIQEALQELELAFDHRTIIEDAYRRIQQQMLETTIARQFLPRDFTLSELYQVIQSVVPDFEEPNFIRKITSTRSRKGIVEEVRDEEGNLVSSNQYSQRPAQLYRFTELVPRLSIYT
- a CDS encoding cysteine hydrolase family protein — encoded protein: MKALIVIDFTKDFVTGSLPVGQPAVEIEETIAAVTEAYCKNKHEVIMAVDLHEENDPYHPETVLFPPHNIRNTEGRQLYGRLARVMEERKTDIQWMDKTRYSAFCGTDLELRLRARGITDIALIGVCTDICILHTAVDAYNKGFHITVYEDAVASFNPAGHEWALGHFRSSLGASVVKASETVLA
- a CDS encoding RicAFT regulatory complex protein RicA family protein, which encodes MPTYDTRNLVIRDDIMGKAKELADMLGTSEEVRQFQQAETKIRDHERIQQLIATIKKKQKEIVAFESFKNVEMVSKIEQEIEDLQSELDSIPLVTEFQQSQSDINYLLQLVISVIRDTVSEKVNVEAGTDSPPTSCG
- the pduL gene encoding phosphate propanoyltransferase — encoded protein: MSKTVPVGVSARHIHVSQEHVEILFGKGYELTEFKPLSQPGQYAANETVAVIGSKGQFDKVRILGPVRPETQLEISMTDSFAIGVKAPVRESGSIEGTPGITIKGPAGEVTIDKGVIVAARHIHFHTSDAAKWGIEDKQMLKVRLGGDRGLVLENVLARVSDSFALDMHIDTDEANAAGARNGDTAEIID
- a CDS encoding TIGR00282 family metallophosphoesterase, with translation MKVLFIGDIVGNVGRKALKENLPYLKSKYKPHVVIVNGENAAAGRGITGAIANEFFNWGVHGITLGNHTWDNKDIFDFIDDEPRMIRPANFPPGTPGRGYTVVKGEGKELAIVNLQGRTFLPALDCPFRVADEIVDELRQDHKCILVDMHAEATSEKIAMGWHLDGRASLVVGTHTHVQSNDDRILPGGTAYLTDAGMVGPRDGILGMEREAVLRKFYTQLPVRFVVDDGKWHFHGVFVEIDEATGAATRIEKIRLTEDEWRME
- a CDS encoding stage V sporulation protein S, which encodes MDVLKVSAKSNPNSVAGALAGVLRERGNAELQAIGAGALNQAIKAVAIARGFVAPSGVDLICIPAFTDIVIDGEDRTAIKLIVEPR
- a CDS encoding dipeptidase, producing MSMSDWRVADFHCDALSKILMQPALPFQDAPQLDVNLQRLKEGNVGLQAFAIYLPEVLGRGKFEHVMGQLEIYRRRVERSQERPGGTQTLLWREQVAQVGQTGGPWGLITLEGVDGLEGNLFYLELCYQMGVRIIGLTWNYANWAADGVMEKRGAGLTEKGKELVRQCNEIGMLLDVSHLTEKGFWELADLSKRPFIASHSNSYSVCPHVRNLKDDQIQAIIAREGRIGLTFVPWFVKQEGEVRIEDLLPHIEEICSLGGQHHLMMGSDFDGISTYIQRLEHSGHYPRLTEILLKHYDEHLVRGWLWGNAMSYLGEHLPESNPKMQMKGNSMK
- the miaB gene encoding tRNA (N6-isopentenyl adenosine(37)-C2)-methylthiotransferase MiaB gives rise to the protein MAKDSKKDYSQYFDFSDAKVISQDEFSKKIRIRGREINIKSEPNHRQEKQRGKEDVQVLYENAVPDELKNIGKGKHYIVYTYGCQMNEHDSETIKGLLESMGYQATENRKEADIILLNTCAIRENAEDKVFGELGHLKTLKLERPGLLLGVCGCMSQEEGVVNRIMQKHGFVDMIFGTHNVHRLPHLIQEALFSKEMVVEVWSKEGDIIENLPKKREGMRGWVNIMYGCDKFCTYCIVPFTRGKERSRRPEDVIAEVRDLARQGFKEITLLGQNVNAYGKDFTDLNYSFGDLMDAIRQIDIPRVRFTTSHPRDFDDHLIEVLAKGGNLVEHIHLPVQSGSSEVLKRMSRKYNREHYLKLADKIKKAIPDVVLTTDIIVGFPGETEEQFEDTLSLVREVGYDFAYTFIYSPREGTPAAVMEDNVPMEVKKERLKRLNETINEYSHRSNEEQRGKIVEVLVEGESKRNSEVLAGRTRSNKLVHFEGPKDLIGTFVQVEITDPMTFYIRGNLLSEPVAANQ
- a CDS encoding PaaI family thioesterase translates to MSILDKMVEDGDGRFWGFLGCRYIKGDGKEVQIALTAGEHHTNSMGIIHGGVLTSLMDQAMGMVATAAMEVDGCVTTNLNVHFLAPMKQGELTVTATVLHQAGRSVTTQSEVRDASGTLGCMATATFRIARPRT